One Caulobacter segnis genomic window carries:
- a CDS encoding UDP-glucuronic acid decarboxylase family protein, translated as MHTQRILVTGGAGFVGSHLCDRLLASGAEVLCVDNYYTGSRLNVAQNLANPRFELLRHDVTMPLYVEVDQIYNLACPASPVHYQFDPVQTTKTSVHGAINMLGLAKRVKAKILQASTSEVYGDPSIHPQVESYWGNVNPIGIRSCYDEGKRCAETLFFDYWRQHRLQIKVARIFNTYGPRMHPNDGRVVSNFIVQALKGEDITLYGDGNQTRSFCYVDDLVEGLIRLMNTGDDVTGPINLGNPVEFTMKQLADLVVELTGSKSVLVHRPLPSDDPRQRQPDITLAKQHLDWTPTAPLKVGLMKTIEYFDDLLKAA; from the coding sequence ATGCATACGCAGAGAATTCTGGTCACGGGCGGCGCGGGTTTCGTCGGTTCGCATCTTTGCGACCGGCTGCTGGCGTCCGGCGCGGAAGTGCTCTGCGTCGACAACTACTATACCGGCTCACGCCTGAACGTGGCGCAGAACCTGGCCAATCCGCGCTTTGAGCTGCTGCGGCACGACGTGACCATGCCGCTGTATGTCGAGGTCGACCAGATCTACAACCTGGCCTGCCCCGCGAGCCCCGTGCACTACCAGTTCGACCCGGTGCAGACGACCAAGACCAGCGTCCACGGCGCCATCAACATGCTGGGCCTGGCCAAGCGGGTGAAGGCCAAGATCCTGCAGGCCTCGACCTCCGAGGTGTACGGCGACCCTTCGATCCATCCGCAGGTCGAGAGCTACTGGGGCAACGTCAATCCGATCGGCATCCGCTCGTGCTACGACGAGGGCAAGCGCTGCGCCGAGACCCTGTTCTTCGACTACTGGCGCCAGCACAGGCTGCAGATCAAGGTGGCGCGGATCTTCAACACCTACGGCCCGCGCATGCACCCGAACGACGGGCGCGTGGTGTCGAACTTCATCGTCCAGGCGCTGAAGGGCGAGGACATCACCCTGTATGGCGACGGCAATCAGACCCGCTCGTTCTGCTATGTCGACGATCTGGTCGAGGGCCTGATCCGCCTGATGAACACCGGCGACGACGTCACCGGCCCCATCAACCTGGGCAATCCGGTCGAGTTCACGATGAAGCAGCTCGCGGACCTTGTCGTGGAGCTGACCGGCAGTAAGTCGGTTCTGGTCCACCGCCCCCTGCCCTCCGACGACCCGCGCCAACGCCAGCCCGACATCACCCTGGCCAAGCAGCACCTGGACTGGACGCCGACGGCGCCGCTGAAGGTCGGGCTGATGAAGACGATCGAATATTTCGACGATCTGCTGAAGGCCGCCTAG